Proteins from a single region of Mucilaginibacter daejeonensis:
- a CDS encoding glycosyltransferase, protein MTVLNVIWIVFQVLIGYNLVLPIFLYLLYSIKKKPQLTPLEPAEADYAIIVTAYEWVGSIPEVVNSLLALDHSNYLIYVVADKCDISGLHFDDERVIILRPEETLAGNVRSHFYAIQRFKRPHERLTIIDSDNMVDPSYLTELDKMFAQGFKAVQGIREAKNLDTTYACLDGARDIYYHFYDGKVLFGVGSSATLAGSGMAFTTALYRQCLEGRDVSGAGFDKVLQAAILNQDKRIAFAEKAVVYDEKTTHSEQLVKQRARWINTWFKYFKYGFTLVGRSVGNFSLNQFLFGLILLRPPLFIFLILAVFCMLANVFINAWGVVLWLAGFVLFVLGFYLALAKSPTDARIWRSLVNIPKFIYFQVLSLLKVRKANQHSVATRGSADPVPPNNNNER, encoded by the coding sequence ATGACAGTGTTGAATGTGATATGGATAGTGTTTCAGGTATTGATCGGCTACAACCTGGTGCTGCCTATCTTTTTGTATCTGCTCTACAGCATCAAGAAAAAGCCGCAGTTAACACCTCTCGAACCTGCTGAGGCCGATTACGCTATTATTGTGACCGCGTACGAATGGGTTGGCTCTATCCCCGAGGTGGTCAACTCCTTACTGGCGCTTGATCACAGCAACTACCTGATCTATGTGGTGGCCGATAAGTGCGACATCAGTGGTTTGCACTTCGACGATGAACGGGTGATCATTCTACGCCCTGAGGAGACGCTTGCCGGCAACGTGCGCTCGCACTTTTATGCCATACAACGCTTTAAACGCCCACATGAACGCCTGACCATCATTGATAGCGATAACATGGTCGATCCATCATACCTGACCGAGCTCGATAAAATGTTCGCTCAAGGTTTTAAGGCAGTACAAGGTATCCGTGAGGCCAAGAATTTAGATACCACCTATGCCTGTCTGGATGGTGCACGTGATATATACTATCATTTTTACGATGGCAAGGTCCTGTTCGGTGTAGGGTCATCGGCCACGTTGGCCGGCTCGGGTATGGCTTTCACCACCGCGCTGTACCGCCAATGCCTGGAAGGACGTGATGTAAGCGGCGCCGGTTTTGATAAGGTGTTACAGGCCGCCATCCTCAATCAAGACAAACGCATAGCTTTCGCCGAGAAAGCGGTAGTTTATGATGAAAAGACAACGCACTCTGAGCAGTTGGTGAAACAACGTGCGCGCTGGATCAATACCTGGTTCAAGTACTTTAAATACGGTTTTACATTAGTGGGCCGCTCGGTCGGTAATTTTAGCCTCAACCAGTTCCTGTTCGGGCTGATCTTATTGAGGCCACCACTTTTTATCTTTTTGATACTGGCCGTATTTTGCATGCTGGCCAATGTGTTCATTAATGCATGGGGTGTGGTATTATGGCTGGCCGGTTTTGTATTATTTGTGTTGGGCTTTTACCTGGCACTGGCCAAGTCGCCTACCGATGCCAGGATATGGCGCTCATTGGTCAATATTCCAAAATTCATTTATTTCCAGGTGCTGTCGTTGTTGAAGGTTCGTAAGGCCAATCAGCACTCGGTAGCCACACGCGGCTCGGCCGACCCGGTTCCCCCTAATAACAACAACGAAAGATAA
- a CDS encoding O-antigen ligase family protein, which yields MNDLQAIIPGSKPSGGLRQRMVRFFLIQKLRSPAGIAILLAAAAIIAVGTVRSGAAFGALMLVGLGVLPLMNIIVNYPKFGIILQLIMAYFLFMLGRWGVPGPIGTIMDGIQALLLLGLIIKVKEDDNNWSYFKSPITTVLLIWLGYNILEFGNPTAESRLAWVYTIRTVAIVLLGYFVHFYNIRSVSYIRLIFKLWLLMSLIAALYAYKQEYIGFSDAEEAYLHSDPNIASLLFIAGHWRKFSTFSDPVSFSYNMVMPTILCICVIAGKFKTWKKIVLVVCAFLYMSSMLFSGTRGANVLLPAALLLFAILNYSQRVLIFTCVAAVFLLVLINIPTGNANIQRFQTAFRPNNDDSYNLRKQNQKRIQPYILTHPMGGGLGATGDWGKKFAPGSFLAHFPPDSGYIRVAVEEGFIGLFLFCFMMFTIIKKGINNYYQMRDPELKTYCLAMTLVVFAYNIANFPQEALVQYPSNVFFYLEVALIEITFRLDQAKQKEQAAQNTLKAIPV from the coding sequence ATGAACGACCTACAAGCGATCATACCCGGCAGTAAACCGAGCGGCGGCCTCAGGCAGCGTATGGTGCGCTTTTTCTTAATCCAAAAGTTGCGTTCACCTGCGGGTATAGCCATCTTACTGGCCGCTGCTGCCATCATAGCAGTAGGTACGGTGAGGTCGGGGGCGGCGTTCGGGGCCTTAATGCTGGTGGGTTTGGGTGTGTTACCGTTGATGAACATCATTGTCAACTATCCTAAGTTCGGTATCATCTTACAACTCATCATGGCCTACTTCCTGTTCATGCTGGGCAGGTGGGGCGTACCCGGACCGATCGGTACCATCATGGATGGAATACAAGCTTTATTGCTATTAGGCCTGATCATCAAGGTAAAGGAGGACGATAATAATTGGAGCTATTTTAAAAGCCCGATAACTACCGTACTGCTGATCTGGTTAGGCTATAACATTCTGGAGTTCGGTAACCCAACCGCCGAATCACGTTTGGCCTGGGTGTATACCATACGTACGGTGGCCATCGTGTTGTTAGGATACTTCGTGCATTTCTACAATATCCGCTCGGTCAGCTACATCAGGCTTATCTTCAAGCTATGGCTGCTCATGAGCCTTATAGCGGCACTATATGCCTACAAGCAGGAGTACATCGGTTTCTCTGATGCTGAGGAGGCTTATCTGCACTCTGACCCCAACATCGCCTCGTTGCTGTTCATTGCTGGGCACTGGCGTAAGTTCTCTACCTTTTCAGATCCGGTGTCATTCTCGTACAACATGGTGATGCCTACCATTTTGTGTATATGCGTAATAGCGGGCAAGTTCAAAACCTGGAAAAAGATCGTTTTGGTGGTATGTGCCTTTTTGTACATGAGTTCAATGCTGTTCTCAGGTACTCGTGGTGCTAACGTACTATTGCCTGCTGCGCTGTTGTTGTTCGCGATACTAAATTATAGCCAGCGTGTGCTGATCTTCACTTGCGTGGCTGCAGTATTTTTATTGGTGCTGATCAACATCCCCACAGGTAACGCCAACATTCAACGGTTCCAAACGGCTTTCAGGCCAAATAATGACGACTCATACAACCTGCGTAAGCAGAACCAAAAACGGATACAGCCTTACATCCTTACGCACCCTATGGGAGGCGGTTTAGGTGCCACGGGCGACTGGGGTAAAAAGTTCGCTCCGGGATCTTTCCTGGCCCACTTCCCGCCTGATAGTGGTTACATACGCGTAGCGGTTGAGGAAGGCTTTATCGGGTTGTTCCTGTTCTGTTTCATGATGTTCACCATCATTAAAAAGGGGATCAACAACTATTACCAAATGCGCGACCCCGAACTCAAGACCTATTGTTTGGCCATGACGCTGGTGGTTTTTGCGTATAATATCGCTAACTTTCCGCAGGAGGCACTGGTGCAATATCCGTCCAACGTGTTCTTTTACCTCGAGGTTGCCCTGATCGAGATCACATTCAGGTTAGATCAGGCCAAACAAAAGGAGCAGGCTGCCCAAAATACCTTAAAAGCAATACCCGTATAA